Proteins encoded together in one Desulfuromonas sp. window:
- a CDS encoding EAL domain-containing protein: protein MKRLLPLLFIVFFVQFSLPAHAAQAVRVGVYQNLPMVAFDEAGGARGIFPELMEEIARLEGWELEYVPGTWYECLQRAARGEIDVISSIALTEERRGRFDFSGETVLSNWGQVYRNPSADIRSILDLDGKTVAVMKESVFFVGESGLRHLAERFEISVDFLERDDYRGVFEDVASGRADAGLVNRFFGQRFEKDYRVETSPVLVSPIEIRFGFPKGQGGLLSAAIDKHLGQMKADRTSVYHQALSRWLSQGVGPVWPAWTGPAVAALFGVLALLLFSLYAIRRQVKARTREIASKNRLLRREIEERKRAERALITQFEQISTIFDAMDAVVYVADMATHEMLYLNHYGQSHICGEWEGRKCYEALQVGQDGPCSFCTNDLILEDGEPSSPCVWEFRNTVNERWYRCIDRAIRWPDGRLVRLEIAVDITEVKVAEQAVERENAFLQTIIDGVVDPIMVIALDYKILLMNRAAEELVPGDAGAATGLTCHEASHHSDTPCSGEDHPCPLREVRETGKPTTVVHQHTLGTGESRIFELSVSPLWNEDGSLKGVIEASRDITDRLLFEASLTEKEKRLHHLAHHDALTGLPNRLLFHDRLQHALAKVQRDGTGVAILFLDLDRFKNINDSLGHELGDRVLCEVGKRIRYWVRASDTVARLGGDEFVIVLENVKESTYVAALAQKILHMMAQPIVINELELFVTGTVGISLYPEDGKDAETLMKQADTAMYRGKDKGRNTYQFYTSDINERAHEQLFLEGSLRKALENEQLVLHYQPQYNLSSGELIGLEALLRWHHPKKGLVPPGDFIPLAEETGLIVPIGEWVLRTACEQVKAIQQQGYPPVRVAVNISARQFRQAGFIEMIDRVLEDTGLDPQWLELEITESVIMENFQEAILILTDIKVRGIYLAIDDFGTGYSSLAYLKLFPINRLKIDRTFVRDITTDANDAAIAASIIGLARNMKLEVMAEGVETEEQLAFLRAHACHTGQGFLFSRPLALEDLAGALGRPLEY from the coding sequence ATGAAGCGACTGCTGCCCCTCCTCTTCATTGTGTTCTTCGTTCAGTTCTCCCTGCCGGCCCATGCGGCTCAGGCAGTCAGGGTCGGGGTGTACCAGAACCTGCCCATGGTCGCCTTCGACGAGGCGGGCGGGGCCCGGGGTATTTTCCCCGAACTGATGGAGGAGATCGCCCGGCTGGAGGGATGGGAGCTCGAATACGTTCCCGGGACCTGGTACGAGTGCCTGCAGAGGGCCGCTCGCGGCGAGATCGACGTCATCAGCTCTATCGCCCTGACCGAGGAGCGCCGCGGCCGCTTCGACTTCTCCGGGGAAACCGTCCTGTCCAACTGGGGGCAGGTTTACAGGAACCCCTCGGCCGACATCCGGTCCATTCTCGACCTGGACGGAAAAACCGTCGCGGTGATGAAGGAGAGCGTCTTTTTCGTCGGGGAGAGCGGACTGCGGCACCTGGCCGAGCGATTCGAGATTTCCGTCGATTTTCTCGAACGGGACGACTACCGGGGCGTTTTTGAGGACGTCGCGAGCGGCCGGGCCGACGCCGGCCTGGTGAACCGCTTCTTCGGCCAGCGCTTTGAAAAGGATTACCGGGTCGAAACCAGCCCCGTTCTCGTCAGCCCCATCGAGATCCGCTTCGGCTTTCCCAAGGGCCAAGGCGGCCTCCTGTCGGCGGCCATCGACAAGCATCTGGGGCAGATGAAGGCCGATCGTACCTCGGTTTATCACCAGGCCCTGTCCCGCTGGCTCAGCCAGGGCGTGGGACCGGTTTGGCCCGCCTGGACGGGGCCGGCCGTGGCGGCCCTGTTCGGGGTCCTGGCCCTGCTCCTTTTTTCCCTCTACGCCATCCGCCGTCAGGTCAAGGCCCGAACCCGGGAGATCGCCTCCAAGAACCGCCTCCTGCGCAGGGAAATCGAGGAGCGCAAACGGGCCGAGCGCGCCCTGATCACCCAGTTTGAGCAGATCAGCACCATTTTCGATGCCATGGATGCCGTGGTCTACGTCGCCGACATGGCCACCCACGAGATGCTCTACCTCAACCATTACGGCCAGAGCCACATCTGCGGCGAGTGGGAGGGGCGCAAGTGCTACGAGGCCCTGCAGGTCGGCCAGGACGGTCCCTGCTCCTTCTGCACCAACGACCTGATCCTGGAGGACGGGGAACCCTCCAGCCCCTGCGTCTGGGAGTTCCGGAACACCGTCAACGAACGATGGTACCGGTGCATCGACCGGGCCATCCGCTGGCCCGACGGGCGTCTGGTGCGGCTCGAGATCGCCGTCGACATCACCGAGGTGAAGGTCGCCGAGCAGGCCGTGGAGAGGGAAAACGCCTTTTTGCAGACGATCATCGACGGCGTCGTGGACCCGATCATGGTCATCGCCCTCGACTACAAAATCCTCTTGATGAACCGGGCGGCTGAAGAGCTCGTGCCCGGGGACGCCGGCGCCGCCACCGGGCTGACCTGCCACGAGGCATCCCATCACAGCGACACCCCTTGCTCCGGAGAGGATCACCCCTGCCCCCTGCGGGAGGTCAGGGAAACAGGCAAGCCGACCACGGTCGTCCACCAGCACACCCTCGGCACCGGCGAATCCCGCATTTTCGAACTCTCCGTTTCGCCCCTCTGGAACGAGGACGGAAGCCTCAAGGGGGTCATCGAGGCCTCCCGGGACATCACCGACCGCCTCCTTTTCGAGGCCAGCCTCACCGAGAAGGAGAAGCGCCTCCACCACCTGGCCCATCACGACGCCCTGACCGGGTTGCCCAACCGCCTCCTGTTCCACGACCGCCTGCAGCATGCCCTGGCCAAGGTGCAGCGCGACGGCACCGGGGTCGCGATCCTCTTTCTCGACCTGGACCGCTTCAAGAACATCAACGACTCCCTGGGGCACGAACTGGGGGACCGGGTTCTGTGCGAGGTGGGCAAACGGATACGCTACTGGGTCCGGGCCTCGGATACCGTCGCCCGTCTCGGCGGGGACGAATTCGTCATCGTTCTGGAAAACGTCAAGGAGTCGACCTACGTGGCCGCCCTGGCCCAGAAGATCCTGCACATGATGGCGCAGCCGATCGTGATCAACGAACTGGAGCTTTTCGTAACGGGAACGGTCGGGATCAGCCTCTATCCCGAGGACGGAAAAGATGCCGAAACCCTTATGAAACAGGCCGATACGGCCATGTACCGGGGCAAGGACAAGGGGCGCAACACCTACCAGTTCTATACCTCCGACATTAACGAGCGCGCCCACGAGCAGCTCTTTCTCGAAGGAAGCCTGCGCAAGGCCCTGGAGAACGAACAGCTGGTCCTTCACTACCAGCCCCAGTACAATCTCTCCAGCGGAGAGTTGATCGGCCTGGAGGCCCTTCTTCGCTGGCATCACCCGAAGAAGGGGCTGGTGCCCCCCGGGGATTTCATTCCCCTGGCCGAAGAGACCGGGCTGATCGTCCCCATCGGCGAGTGGGTGCTGCGCACCGCCTGCGAGCAGGTCAAGGCCATTCAGCAGCAGGGGTATCCGCCGGTCCGGGTCGCGGTCAACATCTCCGCGCGCCAGTTCCGCCAGGCGGGGTTCATCGAGATGATCGACCGGGTTCTCGAGGATACCGGCCTGGACCCGCAGTGGCTGGAGCTGGAAATCACCGAGAGCGTTATCATGGAGAATTTCCAGGAGGCCATTCTGATCCTGACCGATATCAAGGTCCGGGGGATCTACCTGGCGATCGACGACTTCGGCACCGGCTACTCTTCCCTCGCCTACCTGAAGCTCTTTCCCATCAACCGTTTGAAGATCGACCGGACCTTCGTGCGCGACATCACCACCGACGCCAACGACGCGGCCATCGCCGCCTCGATCATCGGCCTTGCCCGCAACATGAAGCTGGAGGTCATGGCCGAGGGGGTGGAGACCGAGGAGCAGCTGGCCTTCCTGCGTGCCCACGCCTGCCACACCGGCCAGGGGTTCCTCTTCAGCCGGCCGTTGGCCCTGGAGGACCTGGCCGGGGCGCTGGGCCGCCCCCTGGAATACTGA